Proteins encoded within one genomic window of Lampris incognitus isolate fLamInc1 chromosome 19, fLamInc1.hap2, whole genome shotgun sequence:
- the trdmt1 gene encoding tRNA (cytosine(38)-C(5))-methyltransferase isoform X1, with product MMECLRVLELYSGIGGMHYALKESGVAGKVVAAVDVNTTANEIYRRNFPDTPLWPKTIEGITLDEFNKLAFDVILMSPPCQPFTRIGLRGDIADPRTKSFLYILDLLPRLAVLPRFILLENVKGFETSSARESLLQTLKNCGYTFQEIMLSPTSLGIPNSRLRYFLIAKAAPGRFSFRTSPEILQSFPWASERNTSDLNTASHTSCPNTCRQEEEVEEDMERGSVLYKLETAQDAERKSYQNSDQSVQQIQDFLEPRMKGEAEEEMASYLLTPKTLLRYALLMDIVTPACRRSVCFTKGYGHYVEGTGSVLQSCVETEMESVFKALDQLSEEEKLQQLVRLKLRYFTPREIANLMGFPQSFTFPDQISIKQRYRVLGNSLNVRVVARLLQLLLS from the exons ATGATGGAGTGTCTCAGGGTGCTGGAGCTGTACAGCGGTATTGGCGGCATGCATTATGCTCTGAAAG AGAGTGGCGTAGCAGGCAAGGTGGTGGCTGCAGTGGACGTCAATACCACAGCCAATGAGATCTACAGACGCAACTTCCCTGACACGCCCCTTTGGCCCAAAACCATCGAG GGGATCACGTTGGATGAATTCAACAAATTGGCCTTTGACGTGATTTTGATGAGTCCCCCTTGCCAACCTTTCACCAG AATTGGTTTGCGGGGGGACATAGCTGACCCTAGAACCAAGAGCTTCCTCTACATTCTGGATCTTCTACCAAG GCTGGCCGTGTTGCCCCGCTTTATCCTGCTGGAGAATGTGAAGGGCTTCGAGACCTCGTCAGCAAG GGAATCCCTGTTGCAAACACTGAAGAATTGTGGCTACACTTTTCAGGAAATCATGTTGTCACCTACAAGT CTCGGGATCCCAAACTCACGGCTACGCTATTTCCTGATTGCCAAGGCAGCACCAGGACGCTTTTCTTTTAGGACCAGCCCAGAG ATTTTGCAAAGCTTCCCTTGGGCCTCTGAGAGGAATACCTCAGATCTCAACACGGCCTCACACACTTCCTGTCCAAACACCTGCCGCcaggaggaggaagtggaggaggATATGGAGCGGGGTTCCGTCCTGTACAAATTAGAGACTGCTCAGGATGCAGAGAGGAAGTCATACCAGAACAGTGATCAATCAGTCCAGCAGATCCAAGATTTCCTGGAGCCGCGGATGAAGGGAGAAGCAGAGGAAGAGATGGCAAGCTACCTCCTGACTCCTAAAACTCTGCTGCGCTACGCTCTGCTCATGGACATCGTCACGCCTGCATGCAGGAGGTCCGTCTGCTTCACCAAGGG CTATGGGCACTATGTGGAGGGCACGGGTTCAGTGCTGCAGTCCTGTGTGGAGACAGAG ATGGAGTCTGTGTTTAAAGCCCTGGATCAGTTGTCTGAGGAGGAGAAACTGCAGCAACTGGTGAGGCTGAAGCTGCGCTACTTCACTCCCAGAGAGATCGCCAACCTCATGGGCTTCCCCCAGAGCTTCA CCTTTCCAGACCAGATCTCCATCAAGCAGCGGTATCGGGTGCTGGGGAACAGTCTGAACGTGCGGGTGGTGGCCAGACTGCTGCAGCTCCTGCTATCCTAG
- the trdmt1 gene encoding tRNA (cytosine(38)-C(5))-methyltransferase isoform X2 — protein sequence MMECLRVLELYSGIGGMHYALKESGVAGKVVAAVDVNTTANEIYRRNFPDTPLWPKTIEGITLDEFNKLAFDVILMSPPCQPFTRIGLRGDIADPRTKSFLYILDLLPRESLLQTLKNCGYTFQEIMLSPTSLGIPNSRLRYFLIAKAAPGRFSFRTSPEILQSFPWASERNTSDLNTASHTSCPNTCRQEEEVEEDMERGSVLYKLETAQDAERKSYQNSDQSVQQIQDFLEPRMKGEAEEEMASYLLTPKTLLRYALLMDIVTPACRRSVCFTKGYGHYVEGTGSVLQSCVETEMESVFKALDQLSEEEKLQQLVRLKLRYFTPREIANLMGFPQSFTFPDQISIKQRYRVLGNSLNVRVVARLLQLLLS from the exons ATGATGGAGTGTCTCAGGGTGCTGGAGCTGTACAGCGGTATTGGCGGCATGCATTATGCTCTGAAAG AGAGTGGCGTAGCAGGCAAGGTGGTGGCTGCAGTGGACGTCAATACCACAGCCAATGAGATCTACAGACGCAACTTCCCTGACACGCCCCTTTGGCCCAAAACCATCGAG GGGATCACGTTGGATGAATTCAACAAATTGGCCTTTGACGTGATTTTGATGAGTCCCCCTTGCCAACCTTTCACCAG AATTGGTTTGCGGGGGGACATAGCTGACCCTAGAACCAAGAGCTTCCTCTACATTCTGGATCTTCTACCAAG GGAATCCCTGTTGCAAACACTGAAGAATTGTGGCTACACTTTTCAGGAAATCATGTTGTCACCTACAAGT CTCGGGATCCCAAACTCACGGCTACGCTATTTCCTGATTGCCAAGGCAGCACCAGGACGCTTTTCTTTTAGGACCAGCCCAGAG ATTTTGCAAAGCTTCCCTTGGGCCTCTGAGAGGAATACCTCAGATCTCAACACGGCCTCACACACTTCCTGTCCAAACACCTGCCGCcaggaggaggaagtggaggaggATATGGAGCGGGGTTCCGTCCTGTACAAATTAGAGACTGCTCAGGATGCAGAGAGGAAGTCATACCAGAACAGTGATCAATCAGTCCAGCAGATCCAAGATTTCCTGGAGCCGCGGATGAAGGGAGAAGCAGAGGAAGAGATGGCAAGCTACCTCCTGACTCCTAAAACTCTGCTGCGCTACGCTCTGCTCATGGACATCGTCACGCCTGCATGCAGGAGGTCCGTCTGCTTCACCAAGGG CTATGGGCACTATGTGGAGGGCACGGGTTCAGTGCTGCAGTCCTGTGTGGAGACAGAG ATGGAGTCTGTGTTTAAAGCCCTGGATCAGTTGTCTGAGGAGGAGAAACTGCAGCAACTGGTGAGGCTGAAGCTGCGCTACTTCACTCCCAGAGAGATCGCCAACCTCATGGGCTTCCCCCAGAGCTTCA CCTTTCCAGACCAGATCTCCATCAAGCAGCGGTATCGGGTGCTGGGGAACAGTCTGAACGTGCGGGTGGTGGCCAGACTGCTGCAGCTCCTGCTATCCTAG